TAACGAAGAATCTCTTGAAATCGGAGACCAACCTCTACCGTCATTCTGAGGCAAGCCAGAATAGAATCTTAAACAAACAACAAATCTTAATGGCGTAACGAAGAATCTGCCCAAAGTATATACTAAATTATAAATCCTCGTACAAATCTTTCCACTCAGGATTAATCGAATTTAACAAATCTTCTTTCTTCCTTCTCACCCACCCCTTCAACTTCTTCTCCCTAACAATTGCCTCTTCTATACTATGAAAGCTTTCATAATAAACTAATTTTTCTAAATTGTATCTCGCACTAAATGATTTTGGATTTTTCTTATTTCTGTGCTCGCTTATTCTAGCTATTAAATTTGACGTAACACCAATATATAATGTGGTGTGATTTTTATTGGTTATTATATAAACTGAACCACCGCGTTCCATGACTCTGATATCTAAAATAAACCTTTGTACATACTATGGGCAGATTCTTCGCTCGAAGCATCGCTCAGAATGACGTTACACATTAAACCTAAAGTGCATCACATCACCATCCTGCACTATATATTCTTTTCCTTCAATACCTAACTTACCCGCATCTCTGCAAGCACTTTCGCTTCCTAATGTGATGAAATCATTATAATGTATTACCTCGGCACGGATGAATCCTTTTTCAAAATCGGTATGGATAACCCCGGCAGCTTGTGGAGCTTTATAACCTCTATATATGGTCCAAGCTCTCACTTCTTGCACACCTGCAGTGAAGTAGGTTTGTAAATCTAAAAGTCTGTATGCTGCTTTAATTAATTTTGAAACACCTGATTCTTTCAAACCCATGCTGCTCAAGAAATCCAACTGATCTTCCAAACTTTCCAAATCAGTAATTTCACTTTCTATTGCAGCAGATATTATAATACATTCTGCATTCTCACTTTTAATTGCTTCCAATACTTTTTTCACATGATCATTGCCCTCAACTACTGCAGCTTCATCCACATTGCAAACATATAATACGGGTTTGCTCGTGAGCAATTGAAAAGTATCTACAATCTCTTTTTCTACATCAGTCAATTCTACAGTTCGTGCAGATTTTCCCTGCTCCAAAACATCCTTAATTCTTTCAATCAATTCTACTTCTTTCTTCGCGTCTTTATCTTTCGTAGCTTTATTCCAACGGGATTTTAAA
This region of Bacteroidota bacterium genomic DNA includes:
- the ychF gene encoding redox-regulated ATPase YchF → MSLQCGIVGLPNVGKSTLFNCLSNAKAQAANFPFCTIEPNVGVITVPDERLEKLSAIVNPQKVVPTTVEIVDIAGLVKGASKGEGLGNQFLGNIRNTDAIIHVLRCFDDPNVIHVDGKVDPVSDKEIIDTELQLKDLETLKSRWNKATKDKDAKKEVELIERIKDVLEQGKSARTVELTDVEKEIVDTFQLLTSKPVLYVCNVDEAAVVEGNDHVKKVLEAIKSENAECIIISAAIESEITDLESLEDQLDFLSSMGLKESGVSKLIKAAYRLLDLQTYFTAGVQEVRAWTIYRGYKAPQAAGVIHTDFEKGFIRAEVIHYNDFITLGSESACRDAGKLGIEGKEYIVQDGDVMHFRFNV
- a CDS encoding GIY-YIG nuclease family protein, whose protein sequence is MERGGSVYIITNKNHTTLYIGVTSNLIARISEHRNKKNPKSFSARYNLEKLVYYESFHSIEEAIVREKKLKGWVRRKKEDLLNSINPEWKDLYEDL